A window of Vigna unguiculata cultivar IT97K-499-35 chromosome 4, ASM411807v1, whole genome shotgun sequence contains these coding sequences:
- the LOC114180501 gene encoding protein FAR1-RELATED SEQUENCE 5-like, with protein sequence MPFAPFVGVNHHGQSILLGCGLVSCEDTSTFVWLFECWRRYMSNIEPHGIVTDQCKAMMNAIKVVFPNTKHRWCLWHIMKKVPEKLQGYTNYKSMKMELKKLVYDSIYINDFQLGWVDFITRYDLNANEWLCTLYDERHRWVPCYLKSHFWAGMSTTQRSEGMNAFFDGFINSSTTLQQFVVQYDNALRQKAEKEFEADFASANTTIAYGSQSPIERQFQLEYTHAKFSEVQNKFRGKMNCFVKSVSKDEIVWKYIVKEEWMWNGQKNHRMHNLKLDSVTTNIEYSCLLFEFRGILCRHSFLVLGQEDIEFVADKYVLRRWSKNVRRRHSLVNAGYNKSTDDPRMQRYQVLCKTFYDIAEVACDSENTTKQLCDELHLIAKSLGVPTEPMQCVASNGVGCQTSNDVTPSATNSGMVLSPIHVKRKGRPRSNRLQSTVEKICRRRKTNASKNKALRTTMDISNFDATPDHQHVSFECPPLMNTPIPNTGFMSLLTSVESDFGNTQISSTTHI encoded by the exons ATGCCATTTGCGCCTTTCGTGGGTGTCAATCATCATGGGCAGTCAATTTTGTTAGGTTGCGGCCTTGTTTCTTGTGAGGACACAAGTACGTTTGTCTGGCTTTTTGAGTGTTGGCGTCGATACATGTCCAATATTGAACCTCATGGTATCGTTACTGACCAGTGTAAGGCAATGATGAACGCAATTAAAGTTGTATTTCCTAACACAAAACATAGGTGGTGTTTGTGGCACATCATGAAAAAGGTTCCTGAAAAATTGCAAGGGTACACAAACTACAAATCTATGAAGATGGAATTGAAGAAACTTGTGTACGATTCCATCTATATTAATGACTTTCAGTTAGGGTGGGTGGATTTTATTACTAGGTATGACTTGAATGCAAATGAATGGTTGTGTACGTTGTATGATGAGAGACATCGTTGGGTTCCTTGCTATTTGAAAAGTCATTTCTGGGCTGGAATGTCAACCACACAAAGGAGTGAAGGCATGAATGCATTTTTTGATGGATTCATCAACTCTAGCACAACCTTGCAACAATTTGTCGTACAGTACGACAATGCATTAAGACAAAAGGCAGAAAAGGAGTTTGAAGCGGACTTCGCATCTGCGAATACAACTATTGCATATGGCTCTCAATCACCGATTGAAAGACAATTTCAATTAGAATACACACACGCCAAATTTAGTGAggtacaaaataaatttaggGGTAAGATGAATTGCTTCGTGAAGAGTGtatcaaaagatgaaattgtTTGGAAGTATATCGTCAAGGAAGAGTGGATGTGGAATGGCCAGAAAAACCACAGAATGCACAACTTGAAACTCGATTCAGTTACAACAAATATTGAATACAGttgtttgttgtttgagtttAGAGGCATATTGTGTCGCCACAGCTTCTTGGTACTGGGACAAGAAGACATTGAATTTGTAGCCGATAAGTATGTCCTCCGACGTTGGTCAAAAAATGTGCGAAGGAGACACAGTCTCGTAAATGCGGGCTACAATAAAAGTACTGACGACCCGCGAATGCAAAGGTACCAAGTATTGTGTAAGACTTTTTATGATATAGCTGAGGTTGCTTGTGACTCTGAGAATACAACAAAACAGTTATGTGATGAACTCCACCTCATAGCAAAGTCATTAGGGGTCCCAACCGAACCAATGCAATGTGTAGCATCGAACGGAGTTGGGTGCCAAACCAGTAATGATGTTACTCCATCTGCAACCAACAGCGGAATGGTTCTAAGCCCAATTCATGTTAAGAGGAAAGGAAGACCACGTTCAAACAGACTGCAGTCAACTGTGGAGAAAATATGTAGGAGGAGGAAAACAAACGCGTCTAAAAATAAGGCTTTAAGAACTACAATg GACATTTCCAACTTTGATGCAACGCCGGACCATCAGCATGTCTCCTTTGAATGCCCACCGTTAATGAACACACCCATTCCTAATACTGGATTTATGTCTTTGTTGACATCTGTCGAGTCTGACTTTGGAAACACTCAAATTTCTTCAACAACCcacatttga